Proteins encoded in a region of the Populus nigra chromosome 3, ddPopNigr1.1, whole genome shotgun sequence genome:
- the LOC133688295 gene encoding syntaxin-52-like produces the protein MASPSESWMQEFNEASKLGDEISAMISGKNSLPQPGPETQRQFSAARRKATILRTKLDILQSLLSALPSKQPLSGKEMNRRQEMLKNLSTKVNQMASALNMFSAANRENLLGPDSKTDDVINRASGFDNQGLVGFQRQIMREQDEGLEKLEETVISTKHIALAVNEELTLHTRLLDDLDEHVDVTNSRLQRVQKNLAILNKRTKGGCACWVFLVIAIVILIVVVWLLIKYL, from the exons ATGGCGTCACCATCAGAATCATGGATGCAAGAATTCAATGAAGCATCTAAACTTGGTGATGAAATCAGTGCTATGATTTCTGGGAAGAACTCTTTGCCTCAACCAGGACCTGAAACACAACGGCAATTCTCTGCGGCTCGGAGAAAGGCCACTATTTTGAGGACCAAACTTGATATCTTGCAGTCCCTTTTGTCAGCACTTCCTAGCAAACAGCCATT ATCAGGGAAAGAGATGAATCGGCGTCAAGAAATGCTGAAAAATTTGAGTACAAAAGTTAACCAGATGGCTAGTGCTCTCAATATGTTCAGTGCTGCTAACAGAGAGAACTTGCTTGGGCCTGATAGCAAGACAGATGATGTTATTAATAGAGCATCTGGCTTCGACAACCAGGGTCTTGTTGGTTTTCAAAGGCAAATCATGAGAG aacaagatGAAGGCCTAGAAAAATTAGAGGAGACGGTGATAAGTACAAAACACATTGCGTTGGCTGTCAATGAGGAGCTTACCTTACACACTAGGCTTCTG GACGACTTAGACGAGCATGTGGATGTAACAAATTCCCGTTTACag AGGGTTCAAAAGAATCTGGCTATCCTGAACAAACGCACCAAAGGTGGCTGTGCTTGCTGGGTCTTTTTGGTCATTGCAATTGTGATTCTAATTGTTGTCGTGTGGCTTTTGATTAAATATTTGTAA